ACACATGGGGACTTTTTTCTAGGAAACTCAAGGAGAGTCTTGTTTCCTAGTTATTTTAAGGTGTACATGAATTTATATCACTCCACACAACTCACAAACAAGCCTAGCAAGAAGTGCTGATACTAGCActtcagttttattttaatattccaTAGCATCGTCAATTGCAGAAATCATGTCTTGAACATCAGCAACATTTCTATGAATCTGACTTACTTTGAAGAGCGAGCCTTCCTTATGTCTACCAATCTTTCCGCGAAGCTGCACAACATGAATCCAGAGGCAGCAATAAATATCCATGAAGAAGTTTGTATTGGTACGTGCTAAACAACTCATAAGAAATAAACctagacaaattaaaaaatgttaatcgTACTATGTAAGTATGTCTTCATTCTTTTCCACCAGATCTTCACCAATCTTCAAGAGACGTTTCAGGTTTTCATCACTTGAGTCGTCCAACGCGGCTTCAACATAACTCAGGTCAGCCTGATTGTGACCATAAGATATAAAGTTAGTTTAGTAGgaattttaaattaaggttTCGTTTGATATTATtctcatatattaatttaaattatttttaatttttttactcataaaaaaatcataaaatttttatcaTACACTATAAATCTTGGCTCGAGCaaccttcaattttattttattttattttatttttcttttaaaatggcatggagaaaaatatttgatataaaatgcTTACGTGAGAATATCCCAACTCATTCTATATCTTAAATGCAACTCAATGGTACCTGGATACGAAGATAGTTTTCACTTAATCCACGTGATTGAAAGATGCTGGACATGTACATCTCAATCATTTCATCTGCTGAACTCATAAGAATATCAAGCAATGGATTGGAATTGTCATTTTGCCAAAGCCAATTAAGGATCCCCCACTTGCTAGGATCTTCTCCAACCTCCAGCTTatcctttcctttttgttctCCAGTTCCAAGGGACAGAAGAAGAATCTTACTGTAATCGACCTTCTTCTCTTTAATTACCTCACATACGGCTAGCAAAGACTGGTAAAATTATCACATATGagtcaattaattaaattaaggcattgttatttacttatttttttatgaacatcGAGCTAATAGgcaaaatattttctcaatccAGAATGATAGCTTCAAATTAAGGCATTGTTATTATCAAGTATCCAGCACTCAACCACCTAGAacctattttaaattaatagaaaCGTACCATATTCAATCCAAAAAcgagtaaattataaaatagaaaaaaaaaaactacatgtgATCTacaaggactaaattataacttaagaggaaaaattaattagttttaacaatctacaaggactaaattataacttaatcaTCCAGAAACCCTAAAGAAGTGGATTACTGGTTCGCTTTTATCTACAAGCAAATTTCTTTCTTCATAGTTCATACCCCTAAACGAAATGGAATTCAGTACTAACATGTCTAATTCAACACAAATGCCTTTTTTCTATAGGGTAATAGCAGCTTACAGGATTATTGGCTGCTACACCACCATCAACTAAGTGGAATTCCTTGGCGCTGGCTGTCAAAAGATGAGGGGGGAAGTAACATGGTGCTGCTGACGTCGCAATGCATACATCAGACAATGGAGGATCCATTGACTCATCCCTTTTCGCCTAtgaattattcattaaaaataatatgagataACCTTTGgataaatatgttaaaaataatggtacgaaattattagaaaatcaagaagaatGACCTTCAAGGTAGAGAAGATGATTGGCCGAAAACGCTTGATGTCAAAAGTGGGAATTATCACATTAGTGATAGTCTCACTGATTACGAGTTCCTCTGCTAAGCGTTCCTTGACGGTCTCATGCAGATAGCAACCATC
This genomic stretch from Populus alba chromosome 19, ASM523922v2, whole genome shotgun sequence harbors:
- the LOC118040990 gene encoding patatin-like protein 2, which translates into the protein MGGIGSKQSDPHEEVITVLSIDGGGVRGIIASKVLSYLESILQGLENDKEVRIADYFDFIAGTSTGGLITAMLTAPDHMKRPLFTAKEITSFYIENSKNIFSKESTDASHHNQAAKTKPQNPSTLEVAQNIVRNISTSSSSTNILDNILREIIRVDIIPQPVRKMAMSILQPKYDGCYLHETVKERLAEELVISETITNVIIPTFDIKRFRPIIFSTLKAKRDESMDPPLSDVCIATSAAPCYFPPHLLTASAKEFHLVDGGVAANNPSLLAVCEVIKEKKVDYSKILLLSLGTGEQKGKDKLEVGEDPSKWGILNWLWQNDNSNPLLDILMSSADEMIEMYMSSIFQSRGLSENYLRIQADLSYVEAALDDSSDENLKRLLKIGEDLVEKNEDILTYFAERLVDIRKARSSK